The following coding sequences lie in one Pontibacter sp. G13 genomic window:
- a CDS encoding flavin reductase, which produces MSKPFKTFSQADVAAMDRIPRLKFINSISGFKSANLVGTRGSMGENLAIFSSVIHLGSNPAWLGMILRPATVPRHTWEHIQETGCYTINHITESMIQQAHAVSAAYGPEVSEFEIANLTPVYRKDFPAPFVSESPVGIGLELVETHEIGNGCKLIVGAAKWIFVEEGMFEPDHFVDLAEGNVVAIGGLDGYYQPRKLARFDYARPGQPIEEIKHED; this is translated from the coding sequence ATGAGCAAACCTTTCAAAACCTTCTCTCAGGCAGATGTCGCTGCGATGGATCGTATCCCGCGGCTGAAGTTCATCAACTCCATTTCCGGGTTCAAATCTGCCAATTTGGTCGGGACGCGTGGTTCCATGGGGGAGAACTTGGCCATATTCTCCTCTGTCATCCATCTGGGCAGCAATCCCGCTTGGCTGGGAATGATCCTGAGACCGGCAACTGTCCCACGCCACACATGGGAACACATTCAGGAGACCGGCTGCTACACCATCAATCACATCACCGAATCGATGATTCAACAGGCCCATGCGGTTTCGGCGGCTTATGGCCCTGAGGTTTCAGAATTCGAGATAGCCAACCTGACTCCTGTATACCGGAAGGATTTTCCTGCTCCTTTCGTTTCGGAAAGTCCGGTCGGAATTGGTTTGGAGCTTGTGGAAACCCATGAGATCGGCAATGGTTGCAAGCTGATTGTGGGTGCTGCGAAATGGATATTTGTGGAGGAAGGCATGTTTGAGCCCGACCATTTTGTGGATTTGGCCGAGGGGAATGTGGTGGCCATTGGGGGATTAGATGGATACTATCAGCCGCGAAAACTCGCGAGATTCGATTACGCCCGACCCGGACAACCCATTGAAGAAATCAAGCATGAAGACTGA
- a CDS encoding CTP synthase, with the protein MTHKTKYIFVTGGVTSSLGKGILASSLAKLLQLRGYNVTIQKFDPYINIDPGTLNPYEHGECYVTDDGAETDLDLGHYERFLNVPTSQSNNVTTGRIYETVIRRERMGEYGGKTVQVIPHITNEIKRRFRLINETNKFDIILTEIGGTVGDIESLPYIEALRQFRYEHGPEHCLVIHLTLLPYLQASGELKTKPTQHSVKMLLQSGIQPDVLVCRSEHKVPQDVKDKIARFCNVKLESVIENLNASTIYEVPFLLKKEKLDTVVLKQLSLDQKEDPDLTYWKDFVTRLKNPNDEVTIALVGKYVELHDSYLSIVESLGIAGAENELKIKIKWVHSEDLTNENVVRQLGDVDGILVAPGFGVRGVDGKIIAVKFARESKIPFLGICLGMQIAVVEFGRNVLNLEGANSTEFDEKGAHPVINMMEEQKKVKQMGGTMRLGAYECAVKRNSLAHKAYQKTRITERHRHRYEFNNSYAAQYEKGGMALTGTNPDTELVEIVELKDHPYFMGVQFHPEYKSRVERPHPLFLSFINAAHEHMVQQNRDEVEE; encoded by the coding sequence ATGACCCATAAGACTAAGTATATTTTCGTAACGGGGGGTGTGACCTCCTCCCTGGGTAAAGGCATTTTGGCTTCTTCATTGGCCAAATTGCTTCAACTTCGCGGATACAATGTGACCATCCAGAAGTTCGATCCCTACATCAACATTGACCCGGGCACATTGAATCCCTACGAACATGGGGAGTGCTACGTGACCGATGATGGTGCAGAGACAGATTTGGACCTCGGTCACTATGAGCGATTCCTCAATGTTCCCACTTCTCAATCCAACAACGTGACGACTGGCCGTATCTACGAGACCGTCATCCGTCGTGAGCGAATGGGAGAATATGGAGGAAAAACCGTGCAGGTAATTCCGCACATCACCAATGAAATCAAGCGCAGATTCCGCCTGATCAACGAGACCAACAAGTTCGACATCATTTTGACCGAAATTGGAGGTACCGTGGGCGACATCGAATCGCTTCCTTATATAGAGGCGTTGCGTCAGTTCCGCTACGAGCATGGACCTGAGCACTGTCTCGTGATCCACTTGACCCTCCTACCCTATTTGCAGGCTTCTGGAGAGCTCAAGACCAAACCCACACAGCACTCCGTGAAGATGTTGCTGCAATCTGGTATCCAGCCTGATGTTCTTGTTTGCCGCTCCGAGCACAAGGTACCTCAGGATGTCAAGGACAAGATTGCTCGATTCTGCAATGTCAAGCTGGAATCTGTGATCGAAAACCTCAATGCCAGCACCATCTATGAAGTGCCGTTCCTCCTCAAGAAGGAGAAATTGGATACTGTGGTACTGAAGCAGTTGAGCTTGGATCAGAAAGAAGATCCAGACTTGACGTACTGGAAGGACTTTGTCACCAGACTCAAGAATCCCAATGATGAGGTGACGATTGCCTTGGTAGGTAAATACGTCGAGCTTCATGACTCCTATCTCTCCATCGTGGAATCTCTCGGAATCGCAGGTGCAGAAAACGAACTCAAGATCAAGATCAAATGGGTTCACTCTGAAGACCTCACCAATGAGAACGTGGTACGCCAATTGGGAGATGTAGACGGTATTCTGGTCGCACCTGGTTTTGGCGTTCGAGGAGTTGATGGCAAGATCATCGCCGTGAAATTCGCCCGGGAAAGCAAAATCCCATTCTTGGGAATCTGCTTGGGGATGCAAATCGCAGTCGTTGAATTTGGCCGTAACGTACTCAACCTCGAAGGAGCCAATAGTACCGAATTTGACGAAAAAGGGGCTCACCCCGTCATCAACATGATGGAGGAGCAAAAGAAAGTCAAGCAGATGGGGGGTACCATGCGACTGGGTGCCTACGAATGTGCAGTCAAGCGCAACTCATTGGCACACAAAGCCTACCAAAAAACCCGCATCACAGAGCGTCACCGCCACCGCTACGAGTTCAACAACTCCTACGCAGCTCAATATGAGAAAGGTGGTATGGCACTGACGGGCACCAACCCCGATACGGAATTGGTGGAAATCGTGGAATTGAAGGATCACCCATATTTCATGGGCGTCCAGTTTCACCCAGAATACAAAAGCCGGGTTGAACGTCCACATCCCCTTTTCTTGTCGTTCATCAATGCCGCTCATGAGCACATGGTGCAGCAAAACCGCGATGAAGTAGAAGAATAA
- a CDS encoding DASH family cryptochrome, translated as MKTESIGKRGLLWLRYDLRVRDHEPLINLTEICELGFAVFVLDDRWFQQLSLGFDRMGPFRLKFLRETLVDIRSELAKLGIPLVILQGNPPEVVANLVKTHQITDVFFHEEMGWDERQDEETMSQAVSPKIRIHVAQGNFLVHPKDLPFAVRETPKTFTQFRKKVERRNKFLPAYPIPHRTIQPLLDMDQPMPELLKETRDVSIHPQSAFPYAGGERSAWQRVKHYFWDTDQLFRYKITRNGMEGTEYSSKLSPWLAWGSISAKSIYLEVKAYEAERKKNDSTYWLIFELLWRDFFRYTALKHGAAMFRVEGIHPGPRKWRQTRSVFEQWREGTTGQPFIDANMRELLQTGWMSNRGRQNVASYLTKDLGIDWRWGAWWFERNLIDYDVASNWGNWMYQAGVGNDPIQDRRFNPVSQAQRYDPKGDFQRLWLGQSTAR; from the coding sequence ATGAAGACTGAGTCGATAGGGAAGCGAGGATTACTTTGGCTGAGATACGACCTGAGAGTGAGGGATCATGAACCCTTGATCAACCTCACCGAGATCTGCGAATTGGGCTTTGCTGTGTTCGTTTTGGATGACCGATGGTTCCAGCAGCTTTCATTGGGATTTGATCGAATGGGGCCGTTTCGCCTGAAATTTCTAAGGGAAACCCTGGTGGACATTCGCAGTGAACTCGCCAAACTGGGCATACCGCTAGTTATTCTTCAAGGAAATCCCCCCGAAGTAGTCGCAAATCTTGTGAAGACCCATCAGATCACCGATGTGTTCTTCCATGAGGAAATGGGGTGGGACGAGCGGCAGGATGAAGAGACCATGAGTCAGGCTGTGAGCCCCAAAATCCGCATCCATGTTGCTCAGGGCAATTTTCTGGTGCATCCCAAGGATTTGCCATTCGCAGTACGGGAAACCCCCAAAACATTTACCCAATTCCGGAAAAAGGTCGAACGCAGAAATAAGTTTCTCCCTGCCTATCCGATCCCGCACCGAACGATACAGCCGCTCTTGGATATGGATCAGCCCATGCCGGAGCTGCTCAAAGAAACTCGAGACGTGTCTATTCATCCACAATCCGCTTTTCCTTATGCCGGGGGTGAACGATCTGCTTGGCAGCGGGTGAAGCATTATTTTTGGGATACGGATCAATTGTTTCGGTACAAGATCACCCGAAATGGCATGGAGGGAACGGAATATAGCTCCAAACTATCTCCTTGGCTTGCGTGGGGCTCCATCTCTGCCAAGTCCATCTATCTGGAGGTGAAGGCGTATGAAGCTGAACGCAAGAAAAATGATTCGACCTATTGGCTAATCTTTGAATTGCTGTGGCGGGACTTTTTCCGATATACGGCCCTCAAGCATGGAGCTGCCATGTTCAGGGTAGAGGGGATTCATCCCGGTCCACGGAAATGGCGGCAGACTCGATCTGTTTTTGAGCAATGGCGTGAAGGGACTACGGGCCAACCATTCATTGATGCCAACATGAGAGAGTTGCTTCAAACTGGATGGATGAGCAATCGCGGCCGCCAGAATGTCGCGAGTTATCTCACCAAGGACCTTGGGATTGATTGGCGATGGGGGGCTTGGTGGTTTGAGCGAAATCTGATCGATTATGATGTGGCCAGCAATTGGGGCAATTGGATGTATCAGGCAGGGGTCGGCAATGATCCCATACAAGATCGGAGATTCAACCCCGTTTCACAAGCTCAAAGATATGATCCAAAAGGTGATTTTCAGCGATTGTGGTTGGGGCAGTCAACCGCTCGTTAG
- a CDS encoding T9SS type A sorting domain-containing protein — protein sequence MDHLKKFATIACFLLSFIAGTMPSLHAVDVSSFSEFKTACEDPQVDTVRIVGDFTATSKVLVNRIQSGTKFILASGPRTITITNNATFLEIQARNLVLQGTASQTLNVEVNSTSANKTLNVIVLNGTVHQTIEIRHLVISGEYNRAIYAGERRINGTLSDQDLGPMELLVQHTSISGFRQKGIVINRKGVQAYTSHARVEISDCSFSPSLNARSDGQHRAISFDAGNDGGACGRGCSQVSQQGIQAAPGPKVTVGNGGLKLYGNHFHNSGVAFANYGSVIIGGDTSQSNDFLIDANVIYSGTYKCINVENQSSDVTIVNNQFDIQAEKCRILFLGAGSEWIIDTNDHLFPAEQITFEDNFLVANSNQVLDYVYSRGVKSVEIEGNNFNGVMTQNVPFLFDYVHPTEKATSERMAEEIVMGPNMGVATPVLSCGKSWKLIIYASICNNSIDEGTFPDPLSYIGWQRNGPCVLDPELQKCIDQVSSWTAHQHAPIYAFPNPVTDGILRLEVQDAQMLSVEILNLQGQLLGSFPLRKRPEIDLRGLASGMYFAKIHTRTGVELLRFTIAE from the coding sequence ATGGATCATCTCAAGAAATTCGCTACGATCGCCTGTTTTCTGCTTTCATTCATCGCAGGGACTATGCCCTCGCTTCATGCGGTGGACGTTTCCTCCTTTTCCGAATTCAAGACAGCTTGTGAGGATCCCCAAGTAGATACCGTTAGGATCGTCGGGGATTTTACTGCCACTTCCAAGGTACTGGTCAATCGTATTCAAAGCGGCACAAAGTTCATCTTGGCCTCTGGCCCAAGGACGATTACCATCACCAACAATGCCACCTTTTTGGAGATTCAGGCTCGAAACCTCGTTCTGCAAGGAACAGCGTCGCAGACTTTGAATGTTGAGGTCAATAGTACTTCCGCCAATAAGACCTTGAATGTGATTGTACTAAATGGGACAGTTCATCAGACGATTGAAATCAGGCATCTGGTGATTTCAGGGGAATACAATCGTGCGATTTACGCAGGAGAAAGACGAATCAATGGCACGCTATCGGACCAAGATCTGGGCCCTATGGAATTGTTGGTCCAGCATACCTCCATCAGTGGTTTTCGCCAAAAAGGGATTGTCATCAATCGAAAGGGCGTCCAAGCATACACCTCTCATGCTCGGGTGGAGATCTCGGATTGTAGCTTTTCCCCAAGCTTGAATGCACGATCTGACGGCCAACATCGGGCTATTTCCTTTGACGCGGGAAATGATGGGGGGGCTTGTGGCCGTGGATGTTCGCAAGTGAGCCAGCAGGGGATTCAGGCCGCTCCAGGCCCCAAGGTGACAGTGGGCAATGGGGGACTCAAGCTTTATGGTAACCATTTCCACAATTCAGGAGTGGCATTTGCCAATTACGGCTCAGTAATTATTGGGGGAGACACCAGCCAATCCAATGATTTTCTTATCGATGCGAATGTGATCTATAGCGGTACCTACAAATGCATCAATGTGGAGAATCAGAGCAGCGATGTGACCATTGTCAACAACCAATTTGACATTCAGGCGGAGAAGTGCCGGATTCTGTTTTTGGGTGCAGGAAGCGAGTGGATTATAGACACGAATGACCATCTGTTCCCTGCCGAACAGATCACCTTTGAGGACAATTTCTTGGTGGCGAACAGCAATCAAGTTTTGGATTATGTCTATTCCAGGGGAGTCAAGTCCGTGGAGATCGAAGGAAACAACTTCAATGGGGTAATGACACAAAATGTTCCTTTCCTTTTTGACTATGTCCACCCTACGGAGAAAGCTACTTCAGAGCGGATGGCAGAAGAGATTGTCATGGGGCCCAATATGGGAGTGGCAACGCCTGTCTTGAGCTGCGGGAAGTCTTGGAAGCTCATTATTTATGCGAGTATCTGCAACAACTCGATAGATGAAGGTACCTTCCCTGATCCCCTGAGCTATATCGGCTGGCAACGGAATGGGCCCTGTGTGCTAGATCCTGAGCTTCAGAAGTGTATAGATCAGGTGTCGTCATGGACTGCACATCAACATGCACCTATCTACGCATTTCCCAACCCCGTTACGGATGGAATCCTTCGGCTGGAAGTTCAAGATGCACAGATGCTTTCTGTTGAAATTTTGAACCTTCAAGGCCAGTTGCTCGGAAGTTTTCCGCTACGCAAAAGACCGGAAATTGATTTGAGAGGACTTGCGTCAGGTATGTATTTCGCCAAAATCCACACAAGAACTGGAGTCGAACTCCTCCGATTCACCATTGCAGAATAG
- a CDS encoding PKD domain-containing protein produces MKRNIFQASVWMALVLVGFLSACEDPFAFPEAGSLEDLTPPQADFSFEQNEANYLEFTFSNTSISATDYEWNFGDGTTSTEKSPSHEFAGVGSYTISLTASDKRGATSEVSETIVVEEPVVLFTPEILNPGFDIEGEDSYRDHWRNGDLGGVLQITSSPVHDGEKAAKFPSAGDRIAYQLIDVQPNKTYTVSFYYTMKESPAGSMTVAILAGDVTDPAAVESATLASVELTDQTDADTYVSGSVTFESGNNAKVAIFISNKDVETRIDTFEITEDE; encoded by the coding sequence ATGAAACGAAATATATTTCAAGCAAGCGTTTGGATGGCGCTTGTATTGGTGGGCTTTCTTTCGGCATGTGAAGATCCATTCGCATTCCCTGAGGCAGGAAGCTTGGAGGACTTGACCCCTCCACAGGCTGACTTTAGCTTTGAGCAAAACGAGGCCAACTATCTCGAATTCACATTCTCCAATACCTCCATCTCCGCCACCGACTACGAGTGGAACTTCGGCGACGGAACCACTTCCACCGAGAAGTCTCCTTCCCACGAATTCGCAGGAGTGGGATCGTACACCATTTCCTTGACTGCATCCGACAAGCGCGGAGCAACTAGCGAAGTATCTGAAACCATCGTTGTGGAAGAACCTGTAGTACTGTTTACCCCCGAAATCTTGAATCCCGGATTCGATATCGAAGGCGAAGACAGCTACCGTGACCACTGGAGAAATGGCGATTTGGGCGGTGTTCTACAGATCACTTCCAGCCCTGTGCATGATGGCGAAAAAGCGGCCAAATTCCCCTCCGCGGGAGACCGTATCGCTTATCAGCTGATCGACGTTCAGCCAAATAAAACGTATACCGTTTCCTTCTACTACACCATGAAGGAATCTCCTGCGGGCTCCATGACCGTAGCGATCTTGGCGGGTGATGTGACCGATCCTGCCGCTGTCGAATCTGCGACCTTGGCTTCCGTCGAGTTGACTGACCAGACTGATGCCGATACCTATGTTTCCGGAAGTGTGACGTTCGAGTCTGGCAACAATGCCAAAGTCGCGATCTTCATCTCCAACAAGGACGTAGAGACTCGGATCGATACCTTCGAGATTACCGAAGACGAATAA
- a CDS encoding polysaccharide lyase family 7 protein produces the protein MQLNLFHYLFLASLAVFASTSCKQPEKPVYTYHNPYLDGPKELVEGEDYFLPHIDLSTWKVTLPIGRPTEILPPEILDYATNETLQPFMYNDSTDGSLVFYTYPGATTKNTSYSRTELRELMDGGVGKVNWTFAQGGKMRARLKLEEITQDADDKYHRTIILQIHGRLTDEQRALIGKDDNNAPPILKIYWANGRIRVKTKVLKDTTMQEPELLYTESWGDDDGVYFDEYVGFEPFTIEVIVSEGRMTVQMNDDQMLVYEGIHIDKWSPFENYFKAGNYLASIDEGAFAKVKFYELEVSH, from the coding sequence ATGCAATTGAATCTATTTCACTACCTGTTCCTTGCCTCCCTTGCCGTGTTCGCTTCCACTAGCTGCAAGCAACCTGAAAAGCCTGTCTATACCTACCACAATCCCTACCTAGACGGGCCCAAGGAACTTGTCGAGGGAGAGGATTATTTCCTGCCCCATATCGATCTCTCCACCTGGAAAGTCACCCTGCCCATCGGAAGACCTACCGAGATCCTCCCCCCAGAAATTCTGGATTACGCCACCAACGAGACCCTACAGCCCTTCATGTACAACGATTCGACAGATGGCAGCTTGGTCTTCTACACGTATCCCGGCGCAACTACCAAGAATACCTCATACTCTCGAACCGAGCTACGTGAATTGATGGATGGAGGGGTCGGGAAGGTCAACTGGACCTTCGCCCAAGGTGGCAAGATGCGGGCTCGTCTGAAATTGGAGGAAATAACCCAAGATGCTGACGACAAGTACCATCGCACCATCATCTTGCAGATCCACGGTCGCCTAACCGATGAACAACGGGCACTTATCGGCAAGGATGACAACAATGCCCCTCCGATTCTCAAGATCTATTGGGCCAATGGCCGCATTCGGGTCAAAACCAAAGTTCTGAAAGACACCACCATGCAAGAGCCGGAACTCCTCTACACCGAGTCTTGGGGAGATGATGATGGCGTGTACTTCGATGAATACGTAGGATTCGAGCCCTTTACCATCGAAGTCATCGTGTCTGAAGGTCGGATGACTGTCCAGATGAACGATGATCAAATGCTCGTGTACGAAGGCATCCATATCGACAAATGGAGTCCCTTCGAAAACTATTTCAAAGCAGGAAACTATCTAGCGAGCATAGATGAAGGCGCTTTCGCAAAAGTGAAATTCTATGAGTTAGAAGTATCCCATTGA
- a CDS encoding T9SS type A sorting domain-containing protein codes for MNKYLLLLLSLLFSLPGYSTTYYVAKTGADTNSGTEASPFLTISKAASMMVAGDSCVIKEGVYREVLSPQANGTSSQPIVFTSFAGDSVLISATEPAGTWIQASGDMYRTPYNMTLGRKNMVFVDQRPMDWARWPNNVDHDPYTLESIEVVTGTGSSVEAPDIDNTDWTGGYIWYLGAHSGTSWTREITASQTGKIDFIGVNINQWPFNPHNPTIVRNGNRGRFYLFGVLSALDYAEEWYFDDVSNQVFFQAPGNVDPNTLQVEFSARQRTMNIDRDYIIIDGIHAFGGKVEITGENCIIRNGYFKQCLQTLDELDNTDAQAGEGAIHIRGSFTTIENNTIDGSSISGIYIQGWNNVTHPLIQHNVIKNCNTVGIHASPIRSASTHNRFLSNTIMTTGRDGIYCAGVNNEIAYNDISDCMKLNNDGGLFYTVGNANSRNTEIHHNWFHDSEGPDYADGRAAGIYLDNDSKGYTVHHNVVWNITWSGVQMNWDIWDNNIYHNTLWNVGDAMGTWLKPEHTMERIKVYNNVASTEEWIGNDIQSNKILSNDHFEDIDNHDFRPKWWSSLIDDGMAIPGINDDYQGSAPDLGAYERGLTPWIPGVNSVEGGEVDMTTTVEPIQQVRLLVHPNPAKDSNVTISLQGVLAPKTIAIYNLAGQEIFETIESGEHLVVPYSVFGEAGLYFIQVQTADRNWAGKLIVQ; via the coding sequence ATGAACAAATACCTACTGTTACTACTAAGTCTCTTGTTTTCCCTACCCGGATATTCGACCACTTACTACGTCGCCAAGACAGGAGCAGACACCAATTCAGGCACCGAAGCCTCCCCTTTTCTGACGATTTCCAAAGCGGCATCCATGATGGTTGCAGGTGATTCCTGCGTCATCAAGGAAGGCGTTTATCGGGAGGTTCTGAGCCCTCAAGCCAACGGAACTTCCAGCCAACCCATCGTATTCACCAGCTTCGCGGGTGATTCAGTATTGATCTCTGCAACCGAGCCCGCGGGAACGTGGATTCAGGCCAGCGGAGATATGTACCGTACCCCGTACAATATGACGCTTGGTCGCAAAAACATGGTTTTTGTAGATCAGCGCCCCATGGACTGGGCGAGATGGCCCAACAATGTGGATCACGATCCCTACACCCTAGAGTCTATCGAAGTCGTGACGGGTACCGGATCTTCCGTCGAAGCCCCAGACATTGACAATACCGACTGGACAGGTGGATATATCTGGTATTTGGGCGCGCACTCAGGAACCAGTTGGACCCGTGAAATCACAGCCTCACAAACAGGGAAAATCGATTTCATCGGCGTGAATATCAACCAATGGCCTTTCAATCCACACAATCCAACCATTGTCCGGAATGGAAACCGTGGACGATTCTACCTATTCGGCGTGCTTTCCGCCTTGGACTATGCGGAGGAATGGTACTTTGATGACGTGAGCAATCAAGTATTTTTCCAAGCGCCCGGCAACGTAGATCCCAACACCCTTCAAGTGGAATTTTCTGCGCGCCAACGTACGATGAACATTGATCGGGATTACATCATCATCGACGGCATCCACGCATTCGGCGGCAAAGTGGAAATCACCGGAGAGAACTGCATCATCCGCAACGGATACTTTAAGCAGTGCCTCCAGACCCTCGACGAATTGGACAATACAGATGCACAGGCTGGAGAAGGAGCTATCCATATCCGAGGCAGCTTCACCACCATCGAAAACAATACCATCGATGGAAGCTCGATCAGCGGGATCTACATTCAGGGCTGGAACAATGTCACCCACCCTTTGATTCAGCACAACGTGATCAAGAATTGCAATACGGTTGGCATTCATGCGTCTCCGATTCGTTCCGCCTCCACCCATAATCGTTTCCTCTCAAACACCATCATGACTACCGGACGAGATGGGATCTATTGTGCAGGCGTAAATAACGAAATCGCCTACAACGACATTTCTGATTGCATGAAGCTCAACAACGATGGAGGGCTCTTCTATACGGTAGGAAATGCCAATAGCCGAAACACAGAAATTCACCACAACTGGTTTCACGATTCTGAAGGGCCTGACTACGCCGATGGCCGAGCAGCGGGTATTTACTTGGACAATGACAGCAAAGGATACACCGTCCATCACAATGTAGTCTGGAACATCACATGGTCTGGCGTGCAGATGAACTGGGACATCTGGGACAACAATATCTACCACAACACCCTCTGGAACGTGGGCGATGCGATGGGCACCTGGCTCAAACCCGAACATACCATGGAGCGAATCAAGGTCTACAACAATGTGGCAAGTACTGAGGAATGGATCGGAAATGACATCCAAAGCAACAAAATCCTCAGCAACGACCATTTTGAAGACATTGATAACCATGATTTTCGCCCAAAATGGTGGTCTAGCCTCATCGACGATGGGATGGCCATCCCCGGGATCAACGACGACTACCAAGGGAGTGCCCCGGATCTTGGCGCCTATGAACGAGGATTGACCCCTTGGATTCCCGGTGTCAATTCGGTCGAAGGAGGAGAAGTGGACATGACCACTACCGTAGAGCCTATCCAGCAGGTGCGCCTTCTGGTACACCCCAATCCAGCCAAAGATTCCAATGTCACCATCAGCCTTCAAGGAGTGCTTGCCCCCAAGACCATCGCTATCTACAATCTAGCTGGTCAGGAGATCTTCGAGACCATCGAATCCGGTGAGCACCTAGTCGTTCCATATTCAGTCTTCGGTGAAGCTGGCCTTTATTTCATTCAGGTCCAGACGGCAGACAGGAACTGGGCGGGAAAACTCATCGTGCAGTAG
- a CDS encoding SDR family oxidoreductase, translated as MQHPKWLLIGGSRGIGRALALLASDEYDITLISRTDPEIPGIDWVEGDATKDDLPDIPGPISGLAYFPGTINLKPFKGLKEKDFQSDFEVNVLGAIRVLQHYESALKASGNASVVLFSTVAVQTGMPFHASVAASKGAIEGLTRSLASEWAPAVRVNAIAPSIVDTPLAARLLRSEKQREASAERHPLKRIGDAQEVAQLAKFLLSEDAGWISGQVLKLDGGMSSLRGL; from the coding sequence ATGCAACACCCAAAATGGCTTTTGATTGGCGGAAGCAGAGGCATTGGCCGAGCCCTTGCCCTCCTCGCCTCAGATGAATATGATATCACCTTGATCTCCAGAACTGATCCAGAAATACCCGGTATAGATTGGGTCGAAGGAGATGCCACGAAAGATGATTTGCCTGATATCCCAGGGCCTATTTCCGGACTGGCCTACTTTCCCGGGACGATTAACCTAAAACCATTCAAAGGCCTCAAAGAGAAGGATTTTCAAAGCGATTTCGAGGTCAATGTACTCGGCGCGATCCGTGTATTACAGCACTACGAATCTGCCTTGAAGGCATCGGGAAATGCCTCCGTAGTTTTGTTCTCCACGGTTGCAGTCCAGACGGGGATGCCATTTCATGCTTCTGTTGCGGCTTCCAAAGGAGCAATAGAAGGTTTGACACGATCGCTTGCTTCGGAATGGGCGCCTGCCGTCCGAGTCAATGCCATTGCCCCTTCCATTGTGGACACGCCTTTGGCTGCAAGATTGTTGAGATCCGAAAAACAGCGTGAGGCATCTGCGGAAAGACATCCGCTCAAGCGAATTGGTGATGCCCAAGAGGTCGCCCAATTGGCCAAATTCCTGCTTTCGGAAGATGCTGGATGGATCAGTGGCCAGGTCCTGAAATTGGATGGAGGAATGTCATCTCTAAGAGGGTTGTAA
- a CDS encoding GNAT family N-acetyltransferase, with protein MPQYLELSFQGYFLSTDPAKLDLKTIHQFLAYESYWAQGIPMAEVKKSIEHSLNFGIYQGESQVGFARIISDYATIAYLGDVFILEEHRGLGLSKWLMKAIMNHPDLQGLRRWVLLTSTAAELYKRYGFTQLPKPEIYMEKYDPHVYQRHQNQPPLKPPRGIMDDCTNE; from the coding sequence ATGCCTCAGTACTTGGAGCTCTCTTTTCAAGGCTATTTCCTTTCTACAGATCCTGCCAAATTAGATCTGAAAACCATTCATCAATTTCTGGCCTATGAATCCTATTGGGCTCAGGGAATCCCGATGGCGGAGGTCAAAAAGTCCATTGAGCACTCCTTGAATTTCGGAATTTACCAAGGCGAATCTCAGGTGGGATTTGCACGGATTATCTCCGATTATGCCACCATCGCCTATCTGGGGGATGTGTTCATTTTGGAGGAGCATCGAGGTCTTGGCCTGAGCAAATGGCTGATGAAAGCCATCATGAATCACCCCGATTTGCAGGGCCTCAGACGATGGGTATTGCTGACAAGCACCGCAGCAGAACTGTACAAGCGCTATGGATTCACCCAGCTTCCCAAGCCTGAAATCTATATGGAGAAATACGATCCCCATGTATATCAACGACACCAAAATCAGCCACCCCTGAAACCCCCAAGAGGGATCATGGATGACTGCACAAATGAATGA